A region of the Arthrobacter sp. FW306-07-I genome:
GGCGAGGACAACAGCTTCACCGCCAGCCTCCGGAACGCCAACGGTGCCACGGTGTTCTCCAAGGTCCTGACGCCCGAACGGTAAGCCCTGCCCCTCGACGCGCAGAACCACTAGCGACGCGCATATTCCCTGACGCGCCGATATTCGGGGCGCGTCGATGATTTTGCGCGTCGCTGACGAAAATGGGCGTCGAGCCGTATGGTCCGCTGCCGCCGCCGTCGTTATTTGCGCCTGCCCCTGGGTACGCCGTTGGTAGTGTTCCTGCATTCGACACAGCATTTGGCAGGGTGAGGACGGGGTGATTTCTTGAAGGACACTTCAGCAAACGACGACGGCCTAACGGAGGCCGTCCAGCAGGCCGGGGCGGTGGAACTGCTGCTGATCCGCCATGGCGAGAGCGAAGGCAACGTTGCGGCCACCGAGGCCCGCGAGGCCGGCGTGGAGGTCATCAAGGTTCCCGCCCGGGATGCGGACGTGGACCTGTCCGGCACCGGCAGGGACCAGGCCAAGGCGCTGGGCATGGCACTGGGACGGATTGCGGAGGAGTTCCGCCCTGACACGGTGGTGTCCTCCCCGTATGCGCGTGCCCGCCAGACGGCTGAGATCGCGGTGGAAACCGCAGGCTGGCCAGTGCAGGTTCGGATAGACGAACGGCTCCGCGACCGCGAACTGGGCATCCTGGACCGGCTCACGCGGCTGGGCGTGGAAAACCGCTACCCCGAGGAATCCGAACGCCGTGACTGGCTGGGCAAACTCTACTACCGGCCACCGGGAGGGGAATCCTGGGCGGACGTTGCGCTGCGGCTGCGGTCCGTCCTGGCCGAGCTGAACAACCTTGGCCTGGGCCAGCGGGTCATGCTGGTGTGCCACGACGCGGTAATCATGCTGTTCCGCTATGTCCTGGAAGGGCTCAGCGAAAAGGAACTGCTGGACCTGGCAGCCAGGGAGGCCATCCTCAACGCGTCACTGACCAAGTTTGTCCGCCCCTCCGGCGTGGGGCCGTGGACGCTGGAGAGCTTCAACGTGGCCGACCATCTGGCAGAGCAGGGCGTCGAGGTCACCCAGCACGCGGGAGACACCAGTGTCCGCCCACGATAACGCACCCGGGCCCACGCTGGTGACGGCGACGCTCCTGCGGGGGTGGCCACTGCCGGCGCCGGGCGAAGATAAGTATTCACGCGGCTCCGTGTTGGTAGTGGGCGGGGCCAGGGCCACCCCGGGGGCAGCCCTTCTGGCCGGCACCGCAGCCTTGCGTGCGGGGGCCGGGAAAGTCACGCTGGCAGTGGCCGAGTCAGTGTCAGTGCAGCTGGGGGTGGCACTGCCTGAGTGCGGGTCCATCGGCCTTCCGGAGACTCCCGGCGGCTCCGTCAAACCGGAACTGGACCGCATTTCCTCCTACCTGGACCGGGCCGACGTCATCCTGGTGGGGCCCGGCCTGGACGATCCCGACCTCGCCGGCGAACTGCTGGAAGCGATGCTCGGGCAGGAGAATGAATCCAACAGCGGCGCCCAAGGTGACGCCGGCAGGGGCTCCCAAGGCGACGCCGGCGCAAAGGAAGGTCCCGCCGTCGTCCTTGATGCCTACGCGCTGGGTGCCTTGGTGCCTCTGGAGGACCAACTCGGCCCCTGGCGCGGCCGGCTGATCCTCACCCCCAACCCCAAGGAAGCGGAGGTCCTGCTGGGGCGGGAGGTGAATGACCTCGAAAAGGACCTGGCCGAGATCTCCGCCAGGTTCGGCGCTGTGGTCAGCTGCCAGGGGCTGATCACCCAGCCGCCCGGCCTGAACCCGGACGAGCCGGAGCTGTGGAAGATCACCACGGGGTACGGCGGGCTGGGTACGTCCGGCAGCGGCGACGTCCTGGCGGGAGCCATTGCCGGGTTCCGTGCCCGCGGAACCACCGGCGCCCAAGCCGCCTGTTGGGGCACCCACCTGCACGCAGCCGCAGGCGACCGCTTGGCCGTCAGGCTGGGACCGCTCGGGTTCCTGGCCCGCGAACTGGCCGACGAACTGCCCGCCCTGATGCTGGAATTCAGCGTCTAACGCCCGGCGGCAGGACACCCGGGCACGCGGATGGCCCCCGGCTAAACCCGGGGGCCACCGTGTCGGGAGGTTGAGGCCTAAGCTGCCGATGCGCTGTCTGGCGCTGTGGCGTTGCACAGATGGCGATTCGCCCCAAAAAGGCAGTCAACAGATCTGGCCGCCTCCCGATCCTTTTCCGAACCTCTTCGGGTCCCTGCGCTTGGCGGGATCCCTGCGCCGGCTATGCGGAGATCTCCTGCTTTGCCCCCTTCGTTTGAATCTCAATCTTGCGCGGCTTGGCCTTTTCGGCCACCGGGATCCGCAACGTCAGGACGCCGGCGTCGTAGCTGGCCTTGACGTTGTCCGTGTCCAGCGTGTCGCCGAGGATCAGCTGCCGGCTGAAAACGCCGCGCGGCCGTTCACTGGCGATCAGTTCGGTGTCCTTGCCCACGGGATCGGGCCGTTCCGCCCGCACCGTCAGGACGTTCCGTTCCACGTCCAGGTCCACCGAATCCACAGCGACGCCGGGCAGATCGAAGGCCACGACGAATTCCTGGTCCTCACGCCATGCATCCATCGGCATCGCCGCCGGGCGTGCAGAGGTACCCAGGACCTGCTGGGCCAGCCTGTCCAGTTCGCGGAACGGATCGGTGCGCATCAACATGGCTTCCCTCCTCGTAAGAGATGGTCCAACATCGTTTCCACATCAGCCGATCTGTATTGGCTGATATAGATTTTTTAGCACCGCAGCAGCAGGTCTTCAAGGGGTTCCTGCATGGTTTTTGGGTGATTTTTCTGCCCGTCGGGGCCTGACTCCGCAGTCGACGGCACCAGGGAAAAGGGCCTTCCACCCAGCTGCTGCTGCGCGGAAGGCCCTTCATCGAGTCACTGTTTTAAGGTTTTCGGTCAGTCCCTGGTGGGGTCGGGACGAAGCGGCGCCGGACCTGGATCCGGGACCGGCAGCGGGCCGGGCGCCGGCGGTGCCGGGAACGGGTTGGGGGACGGCGGACCGGGCGGCCGCGGCTGGGTGGGATCCGGCGATGTGGGCTCGGGACCGGGTTCGGGCGGAAATGGCTCAGGTTCGTGCACTGGCGGGATGGTCATGGAAATTCCCCTCTCACGCTGATCGGATCAAACACTGGGCGAATCACACACCGGGCGATGTGCCTTGAACTGACCAGACTACGCCCGCAACCCCTTCTCAACTACCCCCGTTGCTCTATCAGATGTGGTCCCCAAAGGGCCCTTTTAGGAGCCATAACTGATGGAGCATCACGACGGCGGGAGGGCGCCTTAGTCCCGCACCGCACCGACCAGCCGCAGCCAGTCGCGGAGCTGGACCGGGTCCGCCTCGCCGCAGCGGAAGCCCACGTAGCCGTCGGGCCTGATGCCGGCCACTCCCGTGCCGGGGTGGCTGGTGAGGCGGTGGACATGCAGCAGCCGGGGCTGGCTGTCCATCGACGCAACGGCGGGGATGGCGTCCAACGCGACTGGGCCGGCGTCGCGCTCCAGCAAAAGGTGGAGTCCCGGCACCGCGGTCAGCTCATGCAGGCGGACGGAGCGTCCATCCACGGCAGCCGGAGCATCGGGCAACCGTTTGCCGGGCCGCGGCCACCCGCGGGCCTTGGGCGTGCCCTCATGCGAGATGGCGCTGTTCCGGTAGTTCACGAACGGCTGGGCCAGCAGCCTGACTCCCCTGGCGATGAGCCACCGCCGGCGGAGGAGCAGCGGCATGACCGGAGCGAACGCTGGCAGGATGCTGCGGGCCAGGCGTGCCGCCGGATGCGGCGAGGCTTCGCCGAAGAAGATCAGGTGCGTCAGCGCCAGCACCCGCCGGGCCGCGGGCAGCCGCTCCTGCCCGTAGGTCTGCAGCAGTTCCGGAAGCGGCCTGCCGGCGGTCGAGGCGAACCCGAGTTTCCAGCCGAGGTTGAGGGCGTCCAGGATGCCGTTGTTCATGCCCTGGCCGCCCGCCGGGGAGTGGGCATGGGCAGCGTCGCCGGCCAGGAAGACCGGGCTGCTCCCGAACGTGCTGGCAATCCGGTGCTGCAGGGGGACCTGGGCGGACCAGCCCACCTCCCGCACGCTGGCCTCCAGGCCCGAGTCCTTCACCAGCTGCGCCACCTCCTCCGGCGCAACGGGCGGACCCAGCTGGCCGAAGCGGGCGCCGGCCTGCCAGGATGCGGGCCGGGTGGCCAGCATCCGCCACGTAGCCCCCTCGCCCAGGGCAAAGAGGAAGGCCAGCCCGGCCTGCCCCACCGCAACGTGCAGCAGCCCGGGGTCCAGGCCACCATCGAGTTCGAGGTCGGCCAGGACCGCCTCCACGGGATACGGGCCTCCGCGCCACTGCGCGCCGGTGATGCCGCGGACGGTGCTGGACTGCCCATCGCAGCCGGCCAAAAAGCGGGAGACGTGATGCCCCGGCCCGTGGGCTCCCTGGAGCTCGGCGCGGACCAGTCCGCTTGATAGCGCTTGCAACCCGCCGTTGTCCTGGTGCAGGCCGCGGAATTCCACGCCCCAGTCCACCACCACGCCGCTGTCCTGCAGCGCCTGCCACAGGACCTCCTCGACGTCGGCCTGCCGGACCAGCGTCAGGTGCGGGAAGGCGGTGTCCGGAAGGTCGGCGTGTCCCAGCCGTGCTTCAACCTCCCACCGGCCCAGGTGGATCCGTGCCTCAGGCGCAGTGTCCGCCCGCTCCAGCAGGCCAGCGGTTACACCGAGCGGGCGGAGTCCCTCCAGTGCGCGGGCATGCAGCATGAGCGCCCGTGAGGGGCGGACCCGGTGATCCCGCCGGTCCACCACCCGCACGGTGGCGCCGTGGGCAAGGGCCTGGAGGGCGGTGGTGAGCCCGGCGGGACCTGCGCCGACCACTAGAACGTCCGTGTCCGCCGTCGTCCCTTGCTTGCCTGGCATGCCCGCCGGCCGTCACTTCTTCGCGCGGAGCCGCCACCAGGCGTGGTCGGTTCCGGCGGCCGCAATCCTGGCCGGGTCCGCCAGCACCTCCTCGCGGCGCAGCCCGGGAAGCACCTTGTAGCTGATCGATCCGGAGACGCTGACCAGTTCCAGGACCCGCCAAAGGGCCGACGCATACTTCCTGGCGCGCTCGGCGCCGTCCCACTCGTACAGCCCGCGATAGGCGCCGAAGGTGTCGTGGGCGCACCAGAGTTTGGAGATAAAGCCCGGGAACCCTACGAAGAGCGGGGTGTTCAGGATGCTTTCCGCTTCGAACAGGCGGTGCGCCCGGCCCCGCACCAGCCGCAGCGTGAACGCCACCACCAGCACGCAGGGCTCGGCGGGCAGTCGGTCGACGGCGGTCTCCCGGTAGACCCGCGAGGTGCTTCCGTCGGCGAAGCGCAGGACCCGGCCCACGTTGTCCTTGGGAAGGTGCACCTGCCGGCGCGCCAGCATGACGCAGGACGTTCCGACGCTGTGGGCCACCGCCAGCCAGGCCTTGGACCGGGGAGCCGGACCGGATTCGGAAGTCATCGCGTTCTCCTTTCCCTGCGCTTCCCTGCAGCGCCCCTCCAGCCTGCCGGGAAGCGGACGCAAGGCTCCAGAGTCTTTCGCCCCTTTCAGGCTGCGGCGTCTCCCCCGTCAGCGAACGGCCTGCCGACTTCTCGGGGGCGGTCTATATATTGAATCCATGACCTCCACTTCCCTGCAGGATTCCACCGGCACTGCGATCCCGGCGCCCCCGGTGGCCAAGAAGATCCCCACCGAACGCATCCACCACGGGGAGACGTTCGTGGACAACTACGAATGGCTGCGGGACAAGGAGTCGCCGGAGGTCGTGGAGCACCTGCGGGCCGAGAACGCCTACCAGGAAGCCGTCACTGCGCACCAGGAACCGCTCCGCGAAGCCATCTTCCAGGAGATCAAGGGCCGTACCCAGGAAACCGACCTCTCCGTCCCACACCGGAAGGACGGCTGGTGGTACTTCAGCCGCTCGGCCGAAGGCAAGGAGTACGGCATCCACTGCCGGGTGAAGGCACAGGACACCGGGGACAAGGTGGCCGACTGGACCCCGCCGGCCGTGGAACCCGGCATGGAGATCCCCGGCGAAGAGATCCTGCTGGACGGCAACGTGGAGGCCGAAGGCAAGCCGTTCTTCTCCGTAGGCGGAACCGCCGTCACCGTTGACGGCACCCTTTACGCCTATGCCGTGGACAACTCCGGTGATGAACGTTTCACGCTGCGGATCAAGGACCTGCGCACCGGTGAACTCCTGCCGGACGTCATCGAAAACATCTTTTACGGTGTTGCCTTCTCCCCGGACGGCTCCCGGCTCTTCTACACGGTGGTCGACGAGTCCTGGCGGCCGTACCAGGTGAAGTCCCACGTCCTGGGCACCCCTGTGGCCCAGGACGCGGTGGTGTACCAGGAGGACGACCCCGCCATGTGGCTGGGCTTCGAGCTTTCCGCCGACCGGCGCCACCTGGTGCTGGGCATCGGTTGCTCTGAGTACAGCGAAACCAGGCTGCTCCGGTTTGACGACCCCGCCGGAACAGTCAGCACCGTGATTTCCCGGGACGAGCGGATCCTGTACGAAGCCGAGCCCTTCCTGCTCGACGGCGTAGAAAAAATCCTGCTCACGCACAACCGCGGCGCCATCAACTCCATGGTCTCCCTGGCGGACCCGGTCGAGCTGGAAAAGCCGCTGGCTGACCAAACCTGGCAGACCGTCGTCGAACATTCCAACGACGTGCGCGTCAACGGCGCGGGCGTCACTTCCACGCACCTGATCGTTTCCATCCGCAAGGACACCATCGAGCGGGTCCAGGTGCTGGGGCTGGCCGGGCTTGGCACGCCCGCGCAGCAGGAGCCCGTGGAGCCGGCATTCGATGAGGAGCTCTACACCGCCGGCGTGGGCGGCTCCGACTATGAGGCACCCGTGATTCGGCTGGGCTACACCTCCTACTTCACGCCGTCCCGGATCTACGACTTCGTCCTGCCCACCCCGGAGCGACCCGCCGGCGAGCTGCTGTTGCGCAAGGAAAGCCCCGTGCTGGGCGGCTACGACGGCAGAGACTACGTTGCCACCCGTGAGTGGGCGACGGCGGCCGACGGCACGCGGATCCCGCTGTCGGTCCTGCGGCACAAGGCCGTCAAGCAGGATTCGACGGCGGCGGGCCTGGTGTACGGGTACGGCTCCTATGAGATGAGCATGGACCCGGGCTTCGGCATTGCCCGGCTGTCGCTCCTGGACCGCGGCGTGGTGTTCGTCATCGCGCACATCCGCGGCGGCGGCGAGCTGGGCCGGCACTGGTACGAGGACGGCAAGAAGCTCACCAAGAAGAACACCTTCACCGACTTCGTGGACGCAACGGACTGGCTGGCCGGTTCGGGCTGGGTGGATCCCTCCCGCATCGCCGCCCTGGGTGGCTCGGCTGGCGGACTCCTCATGGGGGCCGTGGCCAACATGGCGCCGGAAAAGTACGCGGCCATCGTGGCCCAGGTGCCGTTCGTGGATCCGCTCACCAGCATCCTGGACCCGGACCTGCCGCTGTCCGCCCTGGAGTGGGAGGAATGGGGCAACCCGATCACCGATCCCCAGGCTTACGCCTACATGAAGTCCTACTCCCCCTACGAGAACGTGCGGGAAGTGGCCTACCCCAAGATCGCCGCGGTGACGTCCTTCAACGACACCCGCGTCCTCTATGTGGAACCGGCCAAGTGGGTGCAGGAACTGCGAAACAGGACCATAGGGTCCGAGCCCATTGTCATGAAGATCGAGATGGACGGCGGCCATGGCGGCGCATCCGGCCGCTACGTGCAGTGGCGTGAACGGGCCTGGGACTACGCGTTCATCGCCGACGCCCTGGGCGCCACCGAACTGCTGCCAGGTGCCGGGCTGAAGTAGCCCATCGATTGCTCCGTTGTTGTCCTTTTGGGCCCGCTAAACGGCAGGTACGGAGCAATCGATGTTCACCCGCGCACCTGGCAAAGCTAACCATGCTTACTATTGGGGGGCACGTGTTTTCCGGCGGGATACCAGAGGAGCAGGCATGTCATTGAGCAAGGGAACGCACGTGGAGTGGAACACTTCACAGGGCAAGACGCACGGCAAGATCGTGGAGAAGAAAACCAGCGACTTCGAACTCGACGGCAACACCCACCGGGCCAGTGAGGATGAACCACAGTACGTGGTGGAATCGGACAAGACCGGCGCCCGTGCAGCGCACAAGGCGTCCGCGCTGACCGAGAAGAAGTAGCGCCGTGGCTGCCCAGCACGAGGTGGTGATCATCGGTGGCGGCAATGCCGGGATCTCCCTGGCGGCCCGGCTGCAGCGCTACGGCGTCAAGGACGTGGCGGTGGTCGAGCCACGGGACCACCACCTCTTCCAGCCCCTGTTCTCGCATATCGCCGGCGGGCGGGCACAGGCCCAGGAGGCTGTCCGGAGCCAGGAGTCGGTGATCCCCCAGGGCGTCACCTGGATCCGGGATGCTGCCGTAGGCGTGGACGCGAACGCAAACACGGTCACCCTCGGGTCAGGGACTTCGGTAGCTTATGGGCAACTGGTGGTGTGCCCGGGGCTCCAGTACGACTGGGACCGCGTGCCCGGCTTGCTCGACGCCGTCCATTCCCCGTACGGCGCCTCCCACTACGACTTCGAACTGGCCCCCAAGGCCTGGGCGCTGCTCAGCGCCCTGCGCTCCGGCACGGCGGTCTTCACCATGCCGGCCGGGCCGATCAAATGCGGGGGTGCCGCGCAGAAACCCATGTACCTCGCGTGTGACTACTGGCGCGGGCAGGGGGTGCTGGACAAAATCCGCGTGGTCATGGTGCAGCCGTACCCCACCGTGTTCGGGGTGCCGGAGGTGGACCGGGAACTGGACCGCAAGATCGCCGAGTACGGAATCGAGCTGCGGACCAACAGCGAACTGGTGGCCGTGAGCCCGGCCGGCCGCAGGGCCACCATCCGGAACAACGCCGCCAACACCACCGAGGACCTGACGTACGACGTCCTCAATGCCGTTCCGCCGCAGTCGGCCCCGGACTGGCTCAAGGCCACGGACCTGCCCGCCGCGGGGGACGCAGGCGGCTTCGTGGAGGTGGACCGCCAGACGCTCAGGCACCTCCGGTACCCCAACGTGTGGTCCCTGGGCGACGCCGCGGGCACCACCAACTCCAAGTCCGGCGGGTCCCTGCGCAAGCAGGTCAAGGTGGTGGCAAAGAACCTGGTGGCAGCCCGGAAAGGAAAGCCGCTGCGGGCCAAGTACAACGGCTACTCCGTGTGTCCGTTCACCGTGTCACGGGACACCGTGGTGTTCGCCGAATTCGACGACCGGTACCGGCCCATGCCCACCATCCCGCGGCTGCCCACGTGGAATGAAAGCAAGCTGTCCTGGGTGCTGGACCGCGACATCTTCCCGAAGATCTACTGGAACCTGATCCTCAAGGGACGGGCGTAACGCTAGCCGGCGGTGCCGATGCGCCACTCATCGGCAAGGATCGAGTAGATGAGCTCGGTGGCCCACTGGCCTTTGTAGTGCCACTTATCGATGTGCCGCGCTTCCAGCCGCATGCCCAGCCGGCCGCAGAGTGAAGCCGAGGCACTGTTGAGTTCGTCCAGCCGGGCTTCAATCCGGTGCATGCCCAGCTCCTCGAAACCCAGGCGCAGGACGGCCTGGGCGGCCTCCGTTCCATAACCCTTGCCGCGGGCACCCGGTGCCAGGGTCCAGCCCACTTCGCCCTGCCCGCGTCCGGCAGCCATTTGAGCACCACTTCGCCCTGCAGCCCGGGCTCATCCGCCGCTTCGATGGCGAGAGCCGCCCAGTCCCCCTCCTTCTCGAAGGAAAAGTTGGCGTACCGGCCCACCCGCTCCATCGACTGGGTGTAGGTCTTGGCCGGTCCGGGAAGGTACCGGGCGGTCTCCGGCAGCGAGTGGTAGGCGTGGAAGGCTTCCAGGTCGCCGCCGTCGAACCGGCGCAGGACCAGCCGGTCAGTGCGGATGGGAAGGGAAATCTCCGGCATGCGTCTTAGCGGCTGGCGGAAACGACGGCGGCCGTCGCCTCGGCGATGGCGCGCTCCTCGTCAGTGGGAACCACCAGGACAGGAATCGCGGAGGACTGCGTGGATATCACGCGCGGCTCCTTTGACCGCTCGGCGTTCAGGCCGCCGTCGAGCTCTATGCCCAGGGCGCCCAGCCGGTCCGCCACCTGGGCCCGGAAGTGCTGTGAGTTTTCGCCAATCCCTGCGGTGAACACCAGCGCCTTGGCCCCGCCCACCGCCACGTGATAGCCGCCGATGTACTTGGCCAGCCGGTAGGAGGCCACGCTGAGCGCCATGGCTGCTCGCTGGTCGCCGGCCTCGGAGGCCTCCACCACGGAGCGCATGTCGTTGTGCCCGGCAAGGCCTTTCAGACCAGACTCGCGGTTCAGCATGGTGTCGAGGTCCTCGGGCGTCCAGCCGGCGCGGCCGAGGAACACCAGGATGGAGGGGTCAAGGTCGCCGGAGCGGGTGCCCATCACCAGGCCCTCGAGCGGGGTGAAGCCCATGGAGGTGTCCACGGAGCGTCCGCCGCGGATCGCGGTCAGGGACGCGCCGTTCCCCAGGTGGGCGATGACGCCGTCGAACTCCTCGACGGGGAGGTCCAACAGCGCTGCCGACCGGCGCGCAACGTACTGGTTGGAGGTGCCGTGGAAGCCGTAGCGGCGGATGCCATGGTTGGTGTAGAGCTCATCCGGGACCGCGTACCGCCAGGCATGCTCGGGCAGGGTGCGGTGGAAGGCGGTGTCAAAGACTGCAACCTGAGGCATTTCGGGCCATTTTTTGGTGATGGCGCGGATGCCCAGGACGTTGGCGGGGTTGTGCAGCGGGGCCAGCGGGTTGAGCCGTTCGATGGCACGGGTGATTTCGTTGTCCACCAAGACGGGCTCGGCGAACCGCTCGCCGCCGTGGACCACCCGGTGGCCCACCGCCCCCAGTTCCGGGTCGCCCAGTTCCTGGTGGATGGCCGCGTCCACCTGCTCTAGTGCCTCCGCATGATCCCGCGGGCCCACCAGTTCGCCGTCCCCGCCGCCGCCGTTGCCCACGCCGATCTTCT
Encoded here:
- a CDS encoding FAD-dependent monooxygenase, yielding MPGKQGTTADTDVLVVGAGPAGLTTALQALAHGATVRVVDRRDHRVRPSRALMLHARALEGLRPLGVTAGLLERADTAPEARIHLGRWEVEARLGHADLPDTAFPHLTLVRQADVEEVLWQALQDSGVVVDWGVEFRGLHQDNGGLQALSSGLVRAELQGAHGPGHHVSRFLAGCDGQSSTVRGITGAQWRGGPYPVEAVLADLELDGGLDPGLLHVAVGQAGLAFLFALGEGATWRMLATRPASWQAGARFGQLGPPVAPEEVAQLVKDSGLEASVREVGWSAQVPLQHRIASTFGSSPVFLAGDAAHAHSPAGGQGMNNGILDALNLGWKLGFASTAGRPLPELLQTYGQERLPAARRVLALTHLIFFGEASPHPAARLARSILPAFAPVMPLLLRRRWLIARGVRLLAQPFVNYRNSAISHEGTPKARGWPRPGKRLPDAPAAVDGRSVRLHELTAVPGLHLLLERDAGPVALDAIPAVASMDSQPRLLHVHRLTSHPGTGVAGIRPDGYVGFRCGEADPVQLRDWLRLVGAVRD
- a CDS encoding NAD(P)/FAD-dependent oxidoreductase, whose translation is MAAQHEVVIIGGGNAGISLAARLQRYGVKDVAVVEPRDHHLFQPLFSHIAGGRAQAQEAVRSQESVIPQGVTWIRDAAVGVDANANTVTLGSGTSVAYGQLVVCPGLQYDWDRVPGLLDAVHSPYGASHYDFELAPKAWALLSALRSGTAVFTMPAGPIKCGGAAQKPMYLACDYWRGQGVLDKIRVVMVQPYPTVFGVPEVDRELDRKIAEYGIELRTNSELVAVSPAGRRATIRNNAANTTEDLTYDVLNAVPPQSAPDWLKATDLPAAGDAGGFVEVDRQTLRHLRYPNVWSLGDAAGTTNSKSGGSLRKQVKVVAKNLVAARKGKPLRAKYNGYSVCPFTVSRDTVVFAEFDDRYRPMPTIPRLPTWNESKLSWVLDRDIFPKIYWNLILKGRA
- a CDS encoding ADP-dependent NAD(P)H-hydrate dehydratase, whose translation is MSAHDNAPGPTLVTATLLRGWPLPAPGEDKYSRGSVLVVGGARATPGAALLAGTAALRAGAGKVTLAVAESVSVQLGVALPECGSIGLPETPGGSVKPELDRISSYLDRADVILVGPGLDDPDLAGELLEAMLGQENESNSGAQGDAGRGSQGDAGAKEGPAVVLDAYALGALVPLEDQLGPWRGRLILTPNPKEAEVLLGREVNDLEKDLAEISARFGAVVSCQGLITQPPGLNPDEPELWKITTGYGGLGTSGSGDVLAGAIAGFRARGTTGAQAACWGTHLHAAAGDRLAVRLGPLGFLARELADELPALMLEFSV
- a CDS encoding acetate kinase, with product MLVLVINSGSSSLKYQVRNVAAGTVLTEGLIEKIGVGNGGGGDGELVGPRDHAEALEQVDAAIHQELGDPELGAVGHRVVHGGERFAEPVLVDNEITRAIERLNPLAPLHNPANVLGIRAITKKWPEMPQVAVFDTAFHRTLPEHAWRYAVPDELYTNHGIRRYGFHGTSNQYVARRSAALLDLPVEEFDGVIAHLGNGASLTAIRGGRSVDTSMGFTPLEGLVMGTRSGDLDPSILVFLGRAGWTPEDLDTMLNRESGLKGLAGHNDMRSVVEASEAGDQRAAMALSVASYRLAKYIGGYHVAVGGAKALVFTAGIGENSQHFRAQVADRLGALGIELDGGLNAERSKEPRVISTQSSAIPVLVVPTDEERAIAEATAAVVSASR
- a CDS encoding S9 family peptidase, translated to MTSTSLQDSTGTAIPAPPVAKKIPTERIHHGETFVDNYEWLRDKESPEVVEHLRAENAYQEAVTAHQEPLREAIFQEIKGRTQETDLSVPHRKDGWWYFSRSAEGKEYGIHCRVKAQDTGDKVADWTPPAVEPGMEIPGEEILLDGNVEAEGKPFFSVGGTAVTVDGTLYAYAVDNSGDERFTLRIKDLRTGELLPDVIENIFYGVAFSPDGSRLFYTVVDESWRPYQVKSHVLGTPVAQDAVVYQEDDPAMWLGFELSADRRHLVLGIGCSEYSETRLLRFDDPAGTVSTVISRDERILYEAEPFLLDGVEKILLTHNRGAINSMVSLADPVELEKPLADQTWQTVVEHSNDVRVNGAGVTSTHLIVSIRKDTIERVQVLGLAGLGTPAQQEPVEPAFDEELYTAGVGGSDYEAPVIRLGYTSYFTPSRIYDFVLPTPERPAGELLLRKESPVLGGYDGRDYVATREWATAADGTRIPLSVLRHKAVKQDSTAAGLVYGYGSYEMSMDPGFGIARLSLLDRGVVFVIAHIRGGGELGRHWYEDGKKLTKKNTFTDFVDATDWLAGSGWVDPSRIAALGGSAGGLLMGAVANMAPEKYAAIVAQVPFVDPLTSILDPDLPLSALEWEEWGNPITDPQAYAYMKSYSPYENVREVAYPKIAAVTSFNDTRVLYVEPAKWVQELRNRTIGSEPIVMKIEMDGGHGGASGRYVQWRERAWDYAFIADALGATELLPGAGLK
- a CDS encoding Hsp20/alpha crystallin family protein; the encoded protein is MLMRTDPFRELDRLAQQVLGTSARPAAMPMDAWREDQEFVVAFDLPGVAVDSVDLDVERNVLTVRAERPDPVGKDTELIASERPRGVFSRQLILGDTLDTDNVKASYDAGVLTLRIPVAEKAKPRKIEIQTKGAKQEISA
- a CDS encoding DUF2945 domain-containing protein; protein product: MSLSKGTHVEWNTSQGKTHGKIVEKKTSDFELDGNTHRASEDEPQYVVESDKTGARAAHKASALTEKK
- a CDS encoding histidine phosphatase family protein; protein product: MKDTSANDDGLTEAVQQAGAVELLLIRHGESEGNVAATEAREAGVEVIKVPARDADVDLSGTGRDQAKALGMALGRIAEEFRPDTVVSSPYARARQTAEIAVETAGWPVQVRIDERLRDRELGILDRLTRLGVENRYPEESERRDWLGKLYYRPPGGESWADVALRLRSVLAELNNLGLGQRVMLVCHDAVIMLFRYVLEGLSEKELLDLAAREAILNASLTKFVRPSGVGPWTLESFNVADHLAEQGVEVTQHAGDTSVRPR